A single region of the Bacillota bacterium genome encodes:
- a CDS encoding DUF1957 domain-containing protein, which yields MQCRRNGRPLAGRGFTAERARARRNSSRRATTSRTGRKGGRQVLKGLVSIILHAHLPYVRHPEHEDFREEWWFFEGMTECYVPLVDALTRLESEGVPGRISISLTPPLLSMMMDPLLRRRYSRHLARLIELAQREVIRLEHDATLRPLAEMYLRQFLRVRRVYEDTYHTDLVRAFRELQDAGRIEILASAATHGFLPLLDLNPEAVRAQMEVGVRLYERVFGRKPAGFWLPECGYSPGHDEHLARLGVRYVILESHGVLHATPRPRYACFAPVECPSGVVAFGRDTDSSKQVWSAQEGYPGDPNYREFYRDIGYDLDWDYVSRYLPGDGARANTGIKYFRITGKDSGYKEPYVPDIARERAAVHAGNFMFNRQKQAEYWSKAMDHVPIVVCPYDAELFGHWWFEGIQWLELLIRKTAYAQDEIRLATPSDYLAMYPVNQPCQPPMSSWGFRGYNEVWLEGSNDWIWRHLHKAAERMTTLARRYHDAGEPTRRALNQAGRELLLAQASDWPFILKTGTVTEYAVKRLTGHLGRFTKIFDCLSEGPAAEGLLYEDGWLPRVEAKDNIFPDMDYRVFG from the coding sequence ATGCAATGTCGGCGGAATGGCCGCCCATTGGCTGGACGGGGCTTTACGGCGGAGCGGGCCCGAGCTCGCCGGAATTCGTCAAGACGGGCAACAACAAGTAGAACAGGTAGGAAAGGCGGCCGCCAAGTGCTTAAAGGTCTTGTGAGTATAATCCTTCACGCGCACCTCCCGTACGTACGCCACCCCGAACACGAGGATTTCCGCGAGGAGTGGTGGTTCTTCGAGGGGATGACGGAGTGTTACGTCCCGCTCGTGGACGCCCTCACACGGCTCGAGTCGGAGGGCGTCCCGGGCCGGATCAGCATCTCCCTCACTCCACCGCTGCTCTCGATGATGATGGACCCGCTCCTCAGGCGGCGTTATTCACGCCACCTGGCCAGGCTCATAGAGCTGGCGCAGAGGGAAGTCATCCGGCTCGAGCACGACGCCACGTTGCGGCCCCTGGCCGAGATGTACTTGAGGCAATTCCTCCGCGTGCGGCGGGTCTACGAGGACACGTACCACACCGACCTCGTCCGCGCTTTCCGCGAGTTGCAGGACGCGGGGCGGATCGAGATCCTGGCCAGCGCCGCGACCCACGGGTTCCTCCCGCTGCTCGACCTCAACCCCGAGGCGGTCCGCGCCCAGATGGAAGTGGGCGTCAGGCTATATGAGCGGGTGTTTGGGCGAAAGCCCGCGGGTTTCTGGTTACCCGAATGCGGTTATAGCCCCGGCCACGACGAGCACCTGGCGCGCCTGGGCGTGCGATACGTGATCCTCGAGTCCCACGGGGTACTGCACGCCACCCCGCGGCCCAGGTACGCGTGCTTTGCGCCGGTGGAGTGCCCATCGGGCGTGGTCGCGTTCGGCCGCGACACGGACAGCTCCAAGCAGGTCTGGAGCGCCCAGGAAGGCTATCCCGGTGACCCGAACTACCGCGAGTTCTACAGAGATATCGGGTACGACCTGGACTGGGATTACGTCTCGCGGTACCTCCCCGGCGACGGCGCCAGGGCGAACACCGGGATCAAGTACTTCCGCATAACCGGCAAGGACTCGGGATACAAGGAGCCCTATGTCCCGGACATAGCGCGAGAGCGCGCGGCCGTGCACGCCGGCAACTTCATGTTCAACAGGCAGAAGCAGGCCGAATACTGGTCAAAAGCGATGGACCACGTGCCCATCGTCGTGTGTCCTTATGACGCCGAGCTGTTCGGGCACTGGTGGTTTGAGGGGATACAGTGGCTCGAGTTGCTCATCCGGAAGACGGCGTACGCTCAGGACGAGATCCGGCTGGCGACCCCATCTGACTACCTGGCGATGTACCCCGTGAACCAGCCGTGCCAGCCACCGATGTCGAGCTGGGGGTTCAGGGGATACAACGAAGTATGGCTGGAGGGCAGCAATGACTGGATCTGGCGCCACCTGCACAAGGCCGCCGAACGAATGACGACACTGGCGCGGAGGTACCACGACGCCGGGGAGCCCACGCGCCGCGCGCTCAACCAGGCCGGACGGGAGCTGCTGCTCGCCCAGGCGAGCGACTGGCCTTTCATCCTCAAGACGGGCACCGTGACCGAGTACGCGGTGAAGCGCCTCACAGGGCACCTCGGCCGCTTCACGAAGATATTCGATTGTCTATCGGAGGGCCCGGCCGCGGAGGGCCTGCTGTACGAGGACGGGTGGCTGCCGCGGGTGGAGGCGAAGGATAACATATTCCCGGACATGGATTACAGGGTATTTGGGTAG
- a CDS encoding diaminopimelate epimerase has product MHFVKMHGCGNDYIFVDCFREGEDHDWPRLAKEISDRHWGIGSDGLILVMPPHSGDADFRMRMFNSDGSEGEMCGNGIRCFARYVFEHGLTRKTHLEVETLAGMIRPDLILRDGSVTAVRVDMGVPSLRREDIPMQGEPGSSALGETLLVKGKPYTFGAVSMGNPHCVIFVEDVAGVPLAEIGPVIENLPMFPRRTNVEFVQVLGRELLRMRVWERGAGITMACGTGACASAVASHKMGFTGNHTQVVADGGTLEVEWAGNGRVYLTGPAEKICTGVFTRWKEDQKS; this is encoded by the coding sequence ATGCACTTCGTCAAAATGCACGGGTGCGGCAACGATTACATATTCGTGGACTGCTTCCGTGAGGGAGAGGACCACGACTGGCCGCGCCTCGCGAAGGAGATCTCCGACCGTCATTGGGGGATCGGGTCGGACGGACTCATCCTGGTGATGCCGCCCCATTCCGGGGATGCCGATTTCCGGATGAGGATGTTCAACTCGGACGGCAGCGAGGGCGAGATGTGCGGGAACGGCATTCGCTGCTTCGCCAGGTACGTTTTCGAACACGGCCTCACCCGGAAGACGCATCTGGAGGTCGAGACCCTGGCGGGGATGATCCGGCCGGACTTGATCCTGCGGGATGGCTCAGTCACCGCGGTGCGGGTGGACATGGGAGTCCCGTCGCTCAGGCGGGAAGACATACCCATGCAGGGTGAGCCCGGATCGAGCGCCCTCGGAGAAACGCTACTGGTGAAAGGGAAGCCGTACACGTTCGGGGCGGTCTCGATGGGCAACCCGCACTGCGTCATCTTCGTCGAGGACGTGGCGGGTGTGCCGCTCGCAGAGATTGGACCGGTTATCGAGAACCTTCCCATGTTTCCCCGGAGGACGAACGTCGAGTTCGTGCAGGTGCTGGGCAGGGAACTACTAAGGATGAGGGTGTGGGAGAGGGGAGCGGGTATCACGATGGCGTGTGGCACGGGGGCCTGCGCATCCGCCGTGGCCTCGCACAAGATGGGATTCACCGGCAACCACACGCAGGTCGTTGCCGATGGCGGGACTCTCGAGGTGGAGTGGGCGGGCAACGGGCGCGTGTACCTGACGGGCCCCGCTGAGAAGATATGCACCGGCGTGTTCACCCGGTGGAAGGAGGACCAGAAGAGTTGA
- a CDS encoding rubredoxin: MAVWRCSGCGYEKDARCKPQKCPQCGGKGTFAKKE, from the coding sequence ATGGCAGTCTGGCGTTGTTCCGGTTGTGGTTACGAAAAAGACGCGAGGTGCAAGCCCCAGAAGTGCCCCCAGTGCGGTGGAAAAGGCACCTTCGCCAAGAAGGAGTAA
- a CDS encoding DUF4912 domain-containing protein, which produces MQLFALLAAALLAVLFIAVASARGRLGMRASPDRRPLPPLGRPVRGPVRKPERTPEHLEDTEFAEELAPQVTTPAVTEYSVPSRYGDNRVALMVRDPNWLYAYWEVQPEWQQARSREDGVELMETVPVLRLYDITGGQRMHQDIRLTDQSDSWYLGLATPAHTYYAEIGRLSRWGRFVPMARSNVVLTPPAGVSDAMSAEWPPIGWTGLYGGAGPSSPEFVKTGNNK; this is translated from the coding sequence ATGCAGCTCTTTGCTCTGCTCGCGGCCGCTTTGCTCGCCGTACTGTTCATCGCCGTCGCCTCAGCGCGCGGTCGTCTTGGCATGCGCGCCTCGCCCGACCGGAGGCCCCTGCCGCCACTCGGCAGGCCGGTTCGCGGACCAGTCCGCAAGCCCGAACGCACGCCGGAACACCTTGAGGACACGGAGTTCGCCGAAGAGCTCGCCCCTCAGGTTACAACCCCCGCCGTAACCGAGTACTCCGTCCCATCAAGGTACGGTGACAACCGGGTCGCATTGATGGTTCGCGATCCGAACTGGCTGTACGCCTACTGGGAGGTCCAGCCAGAGTGGCAACAGGCACGCTCGCGCGAGGACGGCGTCGAGCTTATGGAGACGGTGCCGGTGCTGCGACTATACGACATCACCGGCGGACAGCGCATGCACCAGGACATCCGGCTCACCGATCAATCGGATAGCTGGTACCTCGGCCTGGCGACGCCCGCCCACACTTACTACGCCGAGATCGGACGGCTCAGCCGGTGGGGCAGGTTCGTGCCGATGGCGCGGTCAAACGTGGTGTTGACCCCTCCGGCAGGCGTGTCGGATGCAATGTCGGCGGAATGGCCGCCCATTGGCTGGACGGGGCTTTACGGCGGAGCGGGCCCGAGCTCGCCGGAATTCGTCAAGACGGGCAACAACAAGTAG
- a CDS encoding LL-diaminopimelate aminotransferase encodes MKKAERIKSIPPYMFAELSKRVAAKRATGADVIDLGIGDPDKPTPSWVIDRLNAAAQNPSTHHYPPYEGDKEFNSEVARYYKKRFGVNLDPSSEVFMVSGSKEGIAHLIWAFVDPGDYALVPDPAYPVYRIQTLLAGGVPFQMPLTRENGFVPDLGKIPEDVARRATVMFLNFPGNPTASHVEKEFFKDAVAFARKHDIALVHDAAYVEMTFDGYVAPSILEVDGAKDIAAEFYSLSKPFNMTGWRIGACVGNNEIVYKGLGIIKTNTDSGHFVAAQKAGIEALRHDPEGFVAGMNKMYAARRNALVDGLNAAGWNLTRPKGTFYVWAPVPKGYTSADFALLLLEKAAVVVVPGTGYGQFGEGYVRIALTVEEDRLREAVRRIVDHVRV; translated from the coding sequence TTGAAGAAGGCCGAGAGGATCAAGAGCATTCCTCCGTACATGTTCGCCGAGCTCAGCAAGCGCGTCGCGGCGAAGCGGGCGACAGGGGCGGACGTAATCGACCTCGGGATCGGCGACCCCGACAAGCCGACGCCCAGCTGGGTAATAGACCGCCTCAACGCGGCGGCGCAGAACCCTTCTACCCACCACTATCCGCCGTACGAGGGCGACAAGGAGTTCAACTCGGAGGTCGCTCGATACTACAAGAAGCGGTTCGGCGTGAACCTCGATCCCTCCAGCGAGGTGTTCATGGTATCGGGCTCCAAGGAGGGTATAGCCCACCTGATCTGGGCGTTCGTCGACCCCGGCGATTACGCGCTCGTGCCGGATCCCGCCTACCCGGTGTACCGCATACAGACCCTGCTGGCTGGCGGTGTGCCATTCCAGATGCCCCTGACCAGGGAAAACGGCTTCGTGCCGGACCTCGGTAAGATCCCCGAGGACGTGGCCAGGCGCGCCACCGTGATGTTCCTCAATTTCCCGGGAAACCCGACGGCGTCCCACGTGGAGAAGGAATTCTTCAAGGACGCGGTCGCGTTCGCCAGGAAGCACGACATAGCCCTCGTCCACGACGCGGCATACGTCGAGATGACGTTCGACGGCTATGTGGCGCCCAGCATCCTGGAGGTCGATGGAGCCAAAGACATCGCCGCCGAGTTCTACTCGCTGTCGAAGCCGTTCAACATGACCGGCTGGCGTATCGGGGCCTGCGTAGGTAATAACGAGATCGTCTACAAGGGGCTCGGCATAATCAAGACGAACACGGATTCGGGCCATTTCGTGGCCGCCCAGAAGGCGGGCATCGAAGCCTTGCGCCACGACCCGGAGGGGTTCGTAGCCGGGATGAACAAAATGTATGCGGCGCGCCGGAACGCCCTGGTGGATGGCCTTAATGCGGCCGGCTGGAACTTGACCAGGCCGAAAGGGACGTTCTACGTGTGGGCGCCGGTTCCCAAAGGTTACACCTCGGCCGACTTCGCCCTGCTCCTCCTGGAGAAGGCGGCGGTGGTGGTCGTCCCCGGCACCGGATACGGGCAATTCGGCGAGGGTTACGTGAGGATTGCGCTGACTGTCGAGGAGGACAGGCTCCGCGAGGCGGTGCGGAGGATAGTCGACCACGTGAGGGTCTGA
- a CDS encoding glycogen debranching protein has protein sequence MLGVIGAARSGESRTIPALLTGSLEMDSTREWLASNGLGGWASSTVAGVNTRRYHGLLVAATRPPAGRVLLLSKVEDRAILGGVDYHLSSNFYPGVVHPDGYSRLTAFEMAPFPIYTYEFGGAVLTKEIVPLHGRNAMLVLYTVLESRSPVTLHLEPLVNNRDYHGITSRPGWDFAKEALPAPADVRRGALGSAGVLVSPPWGGVSLSLWLISGGRDEPPARTPEYSARGVWYRDMEYPAERARGLEFREDHYSPGVFSVALEQGELAGLYAAAIMPGEAWAGAGRCAGEALPGGFVPPIGLRETRVEEAAALRRRTSLDKAVFDVVAEPSRDPEFETALAGAADSFIVTAPDPRGAALGSTRRLATTPPQNPARRSAKTPSPSSIIAGYHWFEEWGRDAFVSLPGLCLVTGRYSEARSVIAHFAGYVRDGLVPNRIPAPGREAEYGSVDASLWMVYALWKYLQYTSDMEFAAEMLGVVTGIVDAYLEGTRFGIRATPNGMLWQGEPGMQITWMDAKAGDRVVTPRTGWAVEVNGLWYNALQVASALCRAFPESPANVARAERYASTARLMKKSFDYLMLDRRLGYAVDVRDGHGPDRSLRPNQLICMFLPFPVIDAEAAQPALRVIMDRLLIPTGVRTLDPGDPRYRGRYCGGVTERDEAYHQGTAWAWLMGPLITALRRADGYSERSRALAGRLLHPFKAHLYEAGLGTVSEVFDGDPPHAPGGCISQAWSVAEIYRAYVEEYLEAGPPHGSIAHADRG, from the coding sequence TTGCTTGGTGTAATCGGTGCCGCGAGGTCGGGCGAGAGCCGTACCATCCCCGCTCTGCTTACCGGCTCCCTCGAGATGGATTCCACGCGCGAGTGGCTGGCCTCGAACGGCCTGGGCGGGTGGGCCTCGTCCACCGTGGCCGGCGTGAACACCAGGCGGTACCACGGGCTGCTCGTGGCGGCGACGCGACCTCCGGCCGGACGCGTGCTGCTCCTGTCGAAGGTGGAGGATAGGGCCATCCTGGGCGGAGTCGATTATCACCTGTCGTCGAACTTCTACCCCGGGGTCGTCCACCCCGACGGTTACTCTCGCCTGACCGCGTTCGAGATGGCCCCGTTTCCCATCTACACGTACGAATTCGGTGGGGCGGTGCTTACGAAAGAGATCGTTCCCCTCCACGGCCGCAACGCGATGCTCGTCCTATACACCGTGCTGGAGTCGCGTAGCCCGGTTACGCTTCACCTGGAACCCCTCGTGAACAATCGCGATTATCACGGCATTACATCCAGGCCGGGCTGGGATTTTGCGAAGGAAGCCCTGCCCGCACCGGCGGACGTGCGCAGGGGAGCGCTCGGGTCGGCGGGTGTACTGGTCTCGCCTCCCTGGGGTGGCGTTTCTCTTTCGCTGTGGCTTATCTCCGGGGGGCGTGACGAGCCGCCGGCGCGTACTCCAGAATACTCCGCCCGCGGGGTTTGGTATCGCGACATGGAGTACCCCGCCGAGCGGGCGCGTGGTTTGGAGTTCAGGGAGGACCATTACTCGCCGGGCGTGTTCTCGGTGGCCCTGGAGCAGGGCGAGCTGGCAGGGCTGTATGCTGCAGCGATAATGCCGGGGGAGGCGTGGGCCGGCGCCGGCCGCTGTGCGGGCGAGGCCCTGCCCGGGGGCTTCGTCCCGCCGATCGGCCTGCGCGAGACCAGGGTCGAGGAGGCTGCAGCCCTTCGCCGGCGGACGTCGCTCGATAAGGCGGTGTTCGACGTCGTTGCCGAGCCTTCACGGGATCCTGAATTCGAGACAGCGTTGGCCGGGGCGGCCGATTCGTTCATCGTCACCGCGCCGGACCCGCGAGGCGCGGCGCTGGGCTCCACGCGGCGCCTCGCGACGACGCCTCCCCAGAATCCCGCGCGGCGCTCCGCGAAGACCCCATCCCCGAGTTCCATAATCGCCGGATACCACTGGTTCGAGGAGTGGGGGCGGGACGCCTTCGTTTCTCTGCCGGGCCTGTGTCTCGTCACCGGGAGGTACTCCGAGGCCAGGTCGGTGATCGCCCATTTCGCCGGCTACGTCAGGGACGGGCTTGTCCCGAACCGTATCCCTGCGCCCGGGAGGGAGGCGGAATACGGCTCGGTCGACGCTTCGCTGTGGATGGTCTACGCGCTGTGGAAATACCTGCAATACACGTCGGATATGGAGTTCGCGGCTGAAATGCTCGGCGTGGTGACCGGGATCGTCGACGCCTACCTCGAGGGGACGCGGTTCGGCATCCGCGCCACGCCCAATGGCATGCTCTGGCAGGGCGAGCCCGGCATGCAGATCACGTGGATGGACGCCAAAGCCGGCGATCGCGTGGTCACTCCGCGGACCGGCTGGGCGGTGGAGGTCAACGGCCTCTGGTACAACGCCCTCCAGGTCGCGTCGGCGCTATGCCGCGCGTTCCCGGAGAGCCCTGCGAACGTGGCGCGGGCGGAGAGATATGCCTCGACCGCCCGCCTGATGAAGAAGTCGTTCGACTACCTGATGCTCGACCGCCGGCTCGGGTACGCCGTCGACGTCCGCGACGGGCATGGGCCGGATAGGAGCCTCCGGCCCAACCAGCTGATATGCATGTTCCTGCCTTTTCCGGTGATCGACGCGGAGGCGGCGCAGCCCGCGCTGCGCGTCATTATGGACCGGCTGCTCATCCCGACCGGCGTGAGGACGCTCGACCCCGGCGACCCGCGCTACAGGGGCCGGTATTGCGGAGGTGTAACCGAGAGGGACGAGGCGTACCACCAGGGGACCGCGTGGGCGTGGCTCATGGGACCGCTGATAACGGCGCTGCGCAGGGCGGACGGGTACTCGGAGCGGTCAAGGGCGCTGGCCGGCCGCCTGCTCCACCCGTTCAAGGCGCACCTCTACGAGGCCGGCCTGGGAACGGTGTCGGAGGTCTTCGACGGCGACCCGCCGCACGCGCCGGGTGGATGCATTTCGCAGGCCTGGAGCGTGGCCGAGATTTACCGGGCGTACGTTGAGGAATACTTGGAAGCGGGGCCGCCGCATGGCTCCATCGCCCACGCCGACCGCGGGTGA
- a CDS encoding glycosyltransferase family 4 protein has protein sequence MRVLMISWEYPPKNVGGLARHVWHLSKALARRGVEVHVVTVGDESLKQRQDDGGVRVHRVVPYRLSPPEFVPWVLQLNVSLLERAVSVLNDLDGVDLVHCHDWLGAFAGRALKHTYRVPLIATIHATEHGRHQGLHNAWQRYIGDVEWWLTYEAWRVICCSQYMQGELQSVFQLPADKIRAIRNGVDPAEFETRSNRKREEFAHRSESIVFFVGRLVPEKGVQVLLDAIPEVRKVKPMTRFVIAGTGPSESWLKAKAYQMGVADQVRFTGYIDDPVRNSLYSWADVAVFPSTYEPFGLVALEGMAARCPVIVADCGGLSETVEHGVDGLKCRVGDSGSLAAEILHVLCDAQYAGYLRDNAYKKVTMDYTWGGVADETLSVYSEVLNDHRRSLWKSEAAGLRLPKPFALTRAFMEWGRYSRA, from the coding sequence ATGAGGGTCCTGATGATCTCCTGGGAGTACCCGCCGAAGAACGTCGGCGGGCTGGCCAGGCACGTGTGGCACCTGTCGAAGGCGCTCGCCAGGCGCGGCGTTGAGGTACACGTCGTGACGGTGGGCGATGAGTCACTCAAGCAGAGACAGGACGACGGCGGCGTGCGCGTTCACCGCGTGGTCCCATACCGCCTGAGCCCGCCCGAGTTCGTCCCGTGGGTGCTCCAACTCAACGTGAGCCTTCTGGAGCGTGCGGTGTCCGTGCTGAACGACCTGGATGGGGTGGACCTGGTCCATTGCCACGACTGGCTCGGCGCGTTCGCCGGAAGGGCGCTCAAACACACGTACAGGGTCCCGCTCATCGCGACGATACACGCCACCGAGCACGGGAGGCACCAGGGCCTGCACAACGCGTGGCAGCGGTACATCGGGGACGTGGAATGGTGGCTGACCTACGAGGCCTGGAGGGTCATCTGCTGCAGCCAGTACATGCAGGGCGAACTGCAATCGGTGTTCCAGTTGCCTGCCGACAAGATCAGGGCGATAAGAAACGGCGTCGACCCCGCCGAGTTCGAGACCAGGAGTAACCGGAAGAGGGAGGAATTCGCCCACCGGTCCGAGTCGATCGTGTTTTTCGTGGGGCGGCTCGTGCCCGAAAAAGGAGTGCAGGTACTGCTGGACGCGATCCCCGAGGTGAGGAAGGTCAAACCGATGACCAGATTCGTCATCGCCGGCACGGGGCCGAGCGAATCCTGGCTCAAGGCGAAGGCGTACCAGATGGGTGTCGCGGACCAGGTCAGATTCACCGGGTATATAGACGACCCCGTGCGCAACAGCCTGTACTCCTGGGCAGACGTCGCTGTGTTCCCGAGCACTTACGAGCCGTTCGGCCTCGTCGCTCTCGAGGGTATGGCCGCGCGGTGCCCGGTGATCGTGGCGGACTGCGGGGGCCTGTCGGAGACGGTCGAGCACGGGGTAGACGGCCTCAAATGCCGCGTGGGCGATTCGGGTAGCCTTGCCGCTGAGATCCTGCACGTGCTGTGCGATGCACAGTACGCCGGCTACCTGAGAGACAACGCTTATAAGAAGGTGACCATGGACTACACCTGGGGCGGCGTCGCGGACGAAACGCTGTCGGTGTACTCAGAGGTGCTGAACGACCACCGCAGGAGCCTCTGGAAGAGCGAGGCCGCCGGGTTGAGGCTACCGAAGCCGTTCGCCCTGACCAGGGCGTTCATGGAGTGGGGAAGGTACAGTCGCGCGTAG
- a CDS encoding NTP transferase domain-containing protein, with translation MKAVIMAGGEGSRLRPLTCNRPKPMVPVVNAPILQHILNLLKAHGITDVVLTLQFMPTAIMNHFGDGSGLGMRMRYVVEDSPLGTAGSVRNAARLLDEPFLVLSGDALTDFDLTRLYEYHVSTGAKATLALTRVSNPVELGIVITNPDGSIRKFLEKPSWGEVFSDTVNTGIYVLDPSILQKVPEGRPFDFSKDLFPTLLASREPMFGLVLDGYWCDIGNLEQYVQAQIDAMDRKVNLAIPGSGTSQGVWVSGEAAISQGAVVIPPVVIGDGARIAPGAVVGPHTVVGRGSQVCAGASLRRAVLWDGVFVGEGCEVRGAVLCDRVQAKPNAKVFEMAVVGDDTRVEERSVVKPGVKIWPNKIVGKAATVHESMVWGNVAPISQVKSLGLAGLPNTDVTPEAVTRMCAALGGALGGKGTAVVAADSRTAAQMLRQAAACGFTSSGMDVIDLGLGMPPIIRFAVRLLGAQCGVAVKRGVSGDDSVVVEIYDSRGVNLPADMQRKVNHSLARGDFGRVPSESIGRVTFCPSVVSDYLGNMSEGLDADAIRTQALRLYAAVPAEAEDLVDMAGERFGFEINVTGGAGDVEALVGSDGASVGAVFGPTMESVSLVDETGRVIAGVALHALLLRALLETRPGSTVVVPANFPGYAEELARVLGGRVVRSKTSVPALMSKMLEHSEKSGSPQFRVWFDGLSCLLWLLEWRGHSGATFAELSGAAPGTIVAARTVHCPWEAKGRVMRTLVTTLPHDDEVPEGVRLRQERGWSLILPDEDEPAYHVYAEAASMEVASEIAESLARKVAELRDTGKE, from the coding sequence GTGAAAGCCGTGATCATGGCCGGGGGAGAGGGCTCGCGTCTTCGCCCACTCACGTGCAACAGGCCGAAGCCAATGGTCCCCGTGGTCAACGCTCCGATACTGCAGCACATCCTCAATCTGCTCAAGGCGCACGGTATCACCGACGTCGTGCTGACGCTTCAGTTCATGCCCACGGCGATCATGAACCACTTCGGGGACGGCTCCGGACTGGGGATGAGGATGCGCTACGTGGTTGAGGACTCACCGCTGGGGACCGCGGGCTCCGTCAGGAACGCGGCGCGCCTCCTGGACGAGCCGTTCCTCGTGTTGAGCGGCGACGCCCTGACCGACTTCGACCTCACGCGCCTGTATGAGTACCACGTGAGCACGGGCGCGAAGGCCACCCTGGCGCTGACGCGGGTTTCCAACCCCGTTGAACTCGGGATCGTGATCACCAACCCCGACGGTTCCATCAGGAAGTTCCTCGAAAAGCCCTCGTGGGGCGAGGTATTCAGCGACACCGTGAACACCGGCATCTACGTGCTCGACCCGTCTATACTGCAGAAGGTCCCGGAGGGAAGACCGTTCGACTTCTCGAAAGACCTGTTTCCGACGCTCCTGGCATCGCGAGAGCCCATGTTCGGCCTGGTACTCGATGGCTATTGGTGCGACATCGGCAACCTGGAGCAGTACGTCCAGGCGCAGATCGACGCCATGGATCGCAAGGTCAACCTCGCCATTCCCGGTAGCGGGACTTCGCAGGGGGTCTGGGTATCGGGCGAAGCCGCGATCTCACAGGGGGCGGTGGTCATCCCTCCGGTGGTGATCGGCGACGGCGCACGGATAGCGCCCGGCGCGGTTGTGGGCCCGCACACGGTGGTCGGAAGGGGCTCTCAGGTCTGTGCGGGGGCGTCGCTCCGGCGGGCGGTGCTATGGGACGGGGTATTCGTGGGCGAGGGCTGCGAGGTCCGCGGTGCGGTGCTCTGCGACAGGGTGCAGGCCAAGCCGAACGCGAAGGTGTTCGAGATGGCCGTGGTCGGCGATGACACTCGGGTCGAGGAGCGGTCCGTAGTAAAGCCGGGCGTGAAGATATGGCCGAACAAGATCGTGGGCAAGGCAGCCACGGTGCACGAGAGCATGGTCTGGGGGAACGTGGCCCCGATTTCGCAGGTCAAGAGCCTCGGACTGGCAGGGCTGCCCAACACCGACGTTACCCCCGAAGCAGTCACCCGCATGTGCGCCGCGCTGGGCGGCGCCCTGGGCGGGAAGGGGACGGCTGTGGTGGCGGCGGACTCGCGTACGGCGGCGCAGATGCTGAGGCAGGCCGCGGCGTGCGGGTTCACCTCGTCCGGCATGGACGTCATCGACCTCGGGCTGGGTATGCCCCCCATCATCAGGTTTGCCGTCCGGCTCCTCGGGGCCCAATGTGGGGTTGCCGTCAAGCGCGGTGTCTCCGGCGACGATTCCGTCGTAGTCGAGATATACGACTCGCGCGGCGTCAACCTGCCCGCGGACATGCAGAGGAAGGTCAACCATTCACTGGCGCGGGGCGACTTCGGCAGGGTGCCATCGGAGTCCATCGGCCGAGTGACCTTCTGCCCGTCGGTCGTATCCGACTACCTGGGGAATATGTCGGAAGGTCTCGACGCCGATGCGATTCGCACCCAGGCGCTGCGCCTCTATGCTGCCGTCCCCGCCGAGGCCGAAGACCTGGTCGACATGGCCGGCGAGAGATTTGGGTTTGAAATCAACGTCACCGGCGGGGCAGGCGATGTGGAGGCTCTCGTCGGAAGCGACGGCGCCTCGGTGGGCGCAGTGTTCGGGCCGACGATGGAGTCGGTGTCCCTCGTCGACGAGACGGGAAGGGTCATCGCCGGCGTCGCGCTTCATGCCTTGCTGCTTCGCGCGCTCCTTGAAACCCGCCCGGGATCCACAGTCGTCGTGCCGGCCAACTTCCCCGGGTACGCCGAGGAACTGGCTCGGGTTCTGGGTGGCCGCGTTGTACGCTCCAAGACCTCGGTCCCCGCCCTGATGTCCAAGATGCTGGAGCACTCGGAGAAGTCGGGTTCGCCCCAGTTCAGGGTGTGGTTCGACGGCCTGAGCTGTCTGCTGTGGCTCCTGGAATGGCGCGGGCACAGCGGCGCGACCTTCGCGGAGCTGTCCGGGGCGGCGCCGGGCACCATTGTGGCCGCCAGGACGGTGCACTGCCCCTGGGAGGCCAAGGGCCGCGTGATGCGAACGCTGGTCACGACCCTACCACACGACGACGAGGTCCCTGAGGGCGTCAGGCTGAGGCAGGAGCGGGGCTGGTCGCTCATACTGCCCGACGAGGACGAACCGGCGTATCACGTGTACGCCGAGGCTGCCTCGATGGAGGTTGCGTCGGAGATAGCGGAGTCACTCGCCCGCAAGGTCGCTGAACTGAGGGATACCGGGAAAGAGTGA